A single genomic interval of Melanotaenia boesemani isolate fMelBoe1 chromosome 4, fMelBoe1.pri, whole genome shotgun sequence harbors:
- the rab3da gene encoding RAB3D, member RAS oncogene family, a has product MALARDPEVVQEQRDAADQNFDYMFKLLIIGNSSVGKTSFLFRFADDSFTPAFVSTVGIDFKVKTIYRNDKRVKLQIWDTAGQERYRTITTAYYRGAMGFLLMYDITSQDSFCAVQDWATQIKTYSWDNAQVVLVGNKLDLEEDRQVPTEDAQRVAMELGFQFFEASAKDNINVKQVFDRLVDVICEKMNKTVNSDASPPAGQGDNLKEKALPIQGGCAC; this is encoded by the exons ATGGCATTAGCCAGAGATCCAGAGGTGGTCCAGGAGCAGAGAGACGCAGCCGACCAGAACTTCGACTACATGTTCAAGCTGCTGATCATCGGCAACAGCAGCGTGGGAAAGACCTCATTCCTGTTCCGCTTTGCAGACGACTCCTTCACCCCGGCGTTTGTCAGCACCGTGGGCATCGACTTTAAAGTCAAGACCATCTACAGGAATGACAAAAGGGTCAAACTACAGATCTGG GACACAGCGGGACAGGAGCGCTACCGGACCATCACCACAGCTTACTATAGAGGAGCCATGGGATTCCTGCTCATGTATGATATCACAAGCCAGGACTCGTTTTGTGCTGTTCAGGACTG GGCAACCCAAATCAAGACTTATTCCTGGGACAACGCTCAGGTAGTGCTGGTAGGCAATAAGCTGGACTTGGAGGAGGATAGACAAGTTCCAACAGAGGATGCCCAAAGAGTGGCCATGGAGCTTG GATTCCAGTTCTTTGAGGCCAGCGCCAAAGATAACATCAACGTGAAGCAGGTCTTTGACAGGCTGGTGGACGTCATCTGTGAGAAGATGAACAAGACCGTCAACAGTGATGCCAGCCCACCTGCCGGTCAGGGGGACAACCTGAAGGAAAAGGCCCTCCCTATTCAGGGTGGCTGTGCatgctga
- the tspan34 gene encoding tetraspanin 34 yields the protein MCCSGFLKIMMFIFNGGIFLAGAAILGVGVWVKVDSASLLGLLDEIEDAPPELSQLANVAYLLIGVGAVLLVIGFLGCCGAIRESRCMLLTFFCIVLIIFLIEVAGAIVLFVFQGLAGELLNNLENQVRASIQKDYGKENSLTSLWNATMEEFKCCGYKNYTDFDNSTYQSGGTKIYPPTCCNTTTIGVCPEKDAESSMVLGCFDKLLELIEENAVIIAAVALGIAALEIAAMVVSMVLYKKVGSKA from the exons ATGTGTTGTTCAGGCTTTCTCAAGATCATGATGTTCATTTTCAATGGCGGCATCTTT TTGGCAGGTGCTGCTATTCTGGGTGTGGGAGTGTGGGTGAAGGTGGACAGTGCTTCTCTTCTGGGTTTACTGGATGAAATAGAAGATGCTCCACCTGAGTTATCCCAGCTGGCCAACGTCGCCTACCTGCTCATCGGCGTGGGTGCCGTGCTTCTGGTCATTGGCTTTCTGGGCTGCTGTGGGGCCATCAGGGAGAGCAGGTGTATGCTGCTGACG TTCTTCTGTATCGTGCTGATCATCTTCCTCATCGAGGTTGCGGGAGCCATTGTCCTGTTCGTCTTCCAGGGTTTG GCTGGTGAGCTTCTTAACAATTTGGAGAATCAAGTACGGGCGAGCATTCAAAAGGATTATGGAAAAGAAAATAGTCTGACCTCTCTCTGGAACGCCACCATGGAGGAG tttaaATGCTGTGGATACAAGAACTACACCGACTTTGACAACTCCACTTACCAGAGTGGAGGAACAAAAATTTACCCACCCACATGCTGCAATACAACCACCATTGGCGTATGTCCTGAAAAGGATGCAGAAAGTTCG ATGGTTCTGGGCTGCTTCGACAAGCTGCTGGAGCTGATAGAAGAGAACGCTGTGATCATAGCAGCTGTGGCTCTAGGAATCGCTGCACTTGAG ATCGCTGCCATGGTGGTTTCAATGGTCCTCTACAAAAAAGTTGGCAGTAAAGCTTGA